A region from the Achromobacter seleniivolatilans genome encodes:
- a CDS encoding CBS domain-containing protein produces the protein MKTVAEILREKPNNSVVTVTPDSSVFDAIKTMAERGIGAVVVVEGDTVLGMLSERDYARKIVLQDRSSRSTKVRDIMTDSVYYVGPSDTREHCMAMMTERHFRHLPVIENEKLIGLLSIGDLVKDVMSEQKFIIHELERYISGGHV, from the coding sequence GTGAAGACAGTTGCTGAGATTCTTAGAGAAAAGCCGAACAATTCCGTCGTTACGGTGACGCCGGACTCATCGGTTTTCGATGCCATCAAAACCATGGCCGAGCGCGGCATCGGCGCCGTGGTGGTCGTAGAAGGCGATACCGTTCTGGGCATGCTTTCTGAGCGCGACTATGCCCGCAAAATCGTCCTGCAGGACCGCTCCTCGCGCAGCACCAAAGTGCGCGACATCATGACCGATTCTGTCTATTACGTTGGCCCGTCCGACACTCGCGAACACTGTATGGCGATGATGACCGAGCGGCATTTCCGCCACCTTCCTGTCATCGAAAATGAAAAACTGATCGGCTTGCTATCCATTGGCGATTTGGTCAAGGACGTCATGAGCGAGCAAAAATTCATCATCCACGAACTGGAACGCTACATCAGCGGCGGCCACGTCTAA
- a CDS encoding acyl-CoA dehydrogenase family protein, whose product MDQIFADAAERLFAQTCTPQLIRDAEQSHAPLAAWQACEDAGFADALVPESDAGAGLTLADTLPVVLAAGRHLCPYPIAHTLLARAWLNRARRPQTTGSIALAPVGLTIQNQRITGVNVPWVRVADYVLAQIAGQAWLLPTQAACIQPNGVHGSLDGEASWALADAECISLSTPLDALAAAAYAGLIAGAMDRVLAMTLDYANQRVQFGKPIGRFQAVQQQISVMAEHVWAARMAAQLAFQGRDGQPQPQLAALGKARASQAAPLVADIAHAVHGAIGVTEEYDLQLYTRRLREWRLAGGSESYWHERIGAHALASGTDALGYLRCALYSKESG is encoded by the coding sequence ATGGACCAAATTTTTGCTGATGCCGCCGAACGCCTTTTTGCCCAAACCTGCACGCCGCAACTCATCCGAGACGCCGAACAAAGCCACGCGCCGCTTGCTGCCTGGCAGGCTTGCGAAGACGCGGGTTTTGCCGATGCGCTGGTGCCCGAATCTGACGCAGGCGCCGGGCTGACTCTGGCCGACACGCTGCCGGTGGTGCTGGCGGCTGGCCGTCACCTGTGCCCCTACCCCATCGCCCACACCTTGCTCGCCCGTGCCTGGCTCAACCGGGCACGCCGCCCGCAAACAACAGGGTCCATTGCGCTGGCACCGGTAGGCTTGACGATCCAGAACCAGCGCATCACAGGTGTCAACGTGCCCTGGGTTCGCGTTGCTGATTACGTGTTGGCGCAGATTGCCGGGCAAGCGTGGCTGTTGCCCACTCAGGCCGCCTGCATTCAACCCAATGGCGTCCACGGCAGCCTGGACGGCGAGGCATCATGGGCGCTTGCCGATGCTGAATGCATCAGCCTGAGCACACCATTGGACGCCCTGGCCGCGGCAGCCTATGCAGGCCTGATTGCAGGCGCTATGGACCGGGTGCTGGCGATGACGCTGGACTATGCCAACCAGCGCGTGCAATTCGGCAAACCGATAGGCCGGTTTCAGGCCGTGCAGCAACAGATCAGTGTGATGGCAGAACACGTCTGGGCCGCCCGCATGGCGGCGCAGCTGGCCTTCCAGGGCCGCGATGGCCAGCCGCAACCGCAGTTGGCCGCCTTGGGCAAGGCCCGCGCCAGCCAGGCCGCGCCACTGGTGGCCGATATTGCGCATGCCGTGCATGGCGCCATCGGCGTGACTGAGGAATACGACTTGCAGCTCTACACCCGGCGGCTGCGCGAATGGCGTCTGGCTGGCGGGTCTGAGTCGTACTGGCACGAACGCATTGGCGCGCACGCGCTGGCAAGCGGCACGGATGCGCTGGGTTATCTGCGTTGCGCGCTTTACAGCAAGGAGTCGGGATAA
- a CDS encoding acyl-CoA dehydrogenase family protein, producing the protein MIDTLELTAIPPEDEALRADVRAFLADTLDGLEPDERARSWMGFDAAFSRQLAERGWLGLTLPREHGGAARGHFARFVLSEELLGAGAPVSAHWIADRQSAPLILKYGTPAQRAFYLPRICRADAFFCIGMSEPGSGSDLASIRSRATQVAGGWRLNGSKVWTTNAHRSHYMIALVRTSGTAEDRHQGLSQLIVDLSLPGVSIRPIQDLTGDSHFSEVFFDNVEVAEDALIGAEGAGWAQVNAELAFERSGPERLYSSIALLECWLTHCRSESDDASNRAVLGSILSQMAVLRAMSLAVAGKLAAGGSPATEAALVKDLGTELEQALPRLIGDALGRRPDVPPPLPLLRTLAYLEQVGPTFSLRGGTREILRGIIARGLGLR; encoded by the coding sequence ATGATCGATACGCTGGAACTTACCGCCATTCCTCCCGAGGATGAAGCCTTGCGCGCCGACGTGCGCGCCTTTCTGGCAGACACCTTGGACGGTTTGGAACCTGATGAACGCGCGCGCTCCTGGATGGGCTTTGACGCAGCTTTCAGCCGTCAGCTGGCCGAACGGGGCTGGCTGGGCCTGACGTTGCCCCGCGAACATGGCGGCGCGGCACGCGGTCATTTCGCCCGCTTTGTGCTGTCTGAAGAACTGCTGGGAGCCGGCGCACCCGTATCAGCGCATTGGATCGCTGACCGCCAAAGCGCGCCCCTGATCTTGAAATACGGCACTCCCGCGCAACGGGCGTTTTACCTGCCCCGCATCTGCCGCGCCGACGCCTTTTTCTGCATAGGCATGAGCGAACCCGGCTCCGGCTCGGACCTGGCCAGTATCCGCAGCCGAGCGACGCAAGTGGCGGGCGGCTGGCGCTTGAACGGCAGCAAAGTCTGGACGACCAACGCGCACCGGTCCCACTACATGATTGCCCTTGTCCGCACCTCTGGAACCGCAGAAGACCGGCACCAGGGCCTGTCACAGCTGATCGTGGACCTATCGCTGCCCGGCGTCTCGATCCGCCCTATCCAGGACCTGACAGGCGACTCCCATTTTTCGGAGGTGTTCTTTGACAATGTGGAGGTGGCCGAAGACGCGCTGATCGGCGCGGAAGGCGCAGGCTGGGCACAGGTGAATGCCGAATTGGCATTTGAACGCAGCGGACCCGAACGCCTGTATTCCAGCATTGCGCTGCTGGAATGCTGGCTGACGCATTGTCGAAGCGAGTCCGACGATGCGAGCAACAGGGCCGTACTGGGCAGCATCCTGTCGCAGATGGCGGTGCTGCGCGCCATGTCGCTGGCGGTTGCAGGCAAGCTGGCTGCGGGCGGCAGTCCGGCCACCGAGGCCGCGCTGGTCAAAGACTTGGGCACTGAGCTTGAACAAGCCCTGCCGCGTCTGATCGGCGATGCGCTGGGACGCCGCCCAGACGTTCCCCCTCCGCTGCCGCTATTGCGCACTCTGGCCTATCTGGAGCAGGTAGGCCCCACGTTTTCATTGCGTGGCGGCACGCGGGAAATCCTGCGCGGCATCATCGCCCGCGGCCTTGGCCTTCGATAA
- a CDS encoding LysR family transcriptional regulator translates to MDLRHLQQFLVLADTLNFHRAAEKLHMSQPPLSVSIRKLEESVGVPLFIRGRQGVKLTEAGRAALDEARRALFHAEQFRLAARAGAAGEAGTVRIGFVGSATHGILPRILPLFRQRHPGVTVELREATSIRIMQDLAEDALEVGIVRVPVAMGSKLRLASLTTENFALAVPKTHPLARRARIRLADLADEAFIMYTATEAAGLRMAAINACQLRGFTPRITQEAVQVQTLLSLVESGLGVALVPASGRRHPGTNVVYKALADFPADASIGISLAWNPDTERSAARNLREITSHAFRDKTAK, encoded by the coding sequence ATGGATCTACGCCATCTTCAGCAATTTCTGGTTCTGGCCGATACGCTGAACTTTCACCGCGCCGCGGAAAAGCTGCACATGTCGCAACCGCCGCTGTCGGTATCGATACGCAAACTTGAAGAGAGCGTGGGCGTGCCGCTGTTCATCCGAGGCCGGCAGGGCGTCAAGCTGACCGAAGCCGGCCGGGCAGCACTGGACGAAGCGCGGCGCGCACTGTTCCATGCCGAACAATTCCGCCTGGCAGCGCGGGCGGGCGCTGCCGGAGAAGCAGGCACTGTGCGCATCGGCTTTGTAGGCTCCGCCACTCACGGAATCCTGCCCCGTATCCTGCCCTTGTTCCGCCAGCGCCATCCGGGCGTCACCGTGGAACTGCGCGAGGCAACGTCAATACGCATCATGCAGGATTTGGCCGAAGACGCGTTGGAAGTCGGCATCGTGCGCGTGCCTGTGGCGATGGGATCAAAGCTGCGGCTGGCTTCGCTTACCACCGAGAACTTTGCGCTAGCCGTGCCGAAGACGCACCCGCTGGCGCGCCGCGCCCGCATCCGTCTGGCGGATCTGGCGGACGAAGCGTTCATCATGTACACCGCCACTGAAGCGGCGGGGCTAAGGATGGCTGCGATCAATGCCTGCCAATTGCGCGGCTTTACACCTCGCATCACGCAAGAAGCGGTGCAAGTGCAGACGCTGTTGAGTCTGGTGGAAAGCGGGCTGGGCGTTGCTCTGGTGCCGGCTAGCGGACGGCGTCATCCCGGGACCAACGTCGTCTACAAGGCGCTGGCCGACTTTCCCGCCGACGCCTCTATCGGCATTTCGCTGGCGTGGAATCCAGATACGGAACGTAGCGCTGCACGCAATCTGCGCGAGATCACGAGCCACGCATTCCGCGACAAGACTGCTAAATAA
- the acnB gene encoding bifunctional aconitate hydratase 2/2-methylisocitrate dehydratase yields MLDNYRQHVAERAALGIPPLPLTAKQTAELIELLKNPPAGEEQNLVELLTHRVPAGVDDAAKVKASYLAAVALGKEACALISRAKATQLLGTMLGGYNIGPLVDLLDDAEIGTIAADALKKTLLMFDAFHDVKEKADKGNANAKSVLQSWADAEWFTSRPELPESLTITVFKVPGETNTDDLSPAPDATTRPDIPMHALAMLKNKRDGAAFEPEEDGKRGPIKFIESLKDKGHLVAYVGDVVGTGSSRKSATNSVLWFTGEDIPFVPNKRFGGVCLGNKIAPIFYNTMEDAGALPIELDVSQMEMGDVVELRPYDGKALKNGEVIAEFEVKSDVLFDEVRAGGRIPLIIGRGLTAKAREALGLPASTLFRLPKDPVDSGKGFTLAQKMVGRACGLPEGKGVRPGTYCEPKMTSVGSQDTTGPMTRDELKDLACLGFSADLVMQSFCHTAAYPKPVDVKTHHTLPEFISTRGGVSLRPGDGVIHSWLNRMLLPDTVGTGGDSHTRFPIGISFPAGSGLVAFAAATGVMPLDMPESVLVRFKGKLQPGVTLRDLVNAIPLYAIKQGMLTVAKQGKQNIFSGRILEIEGLPDLKVEQAFELSDASAERSAAGCSVHLNKEPIIEYINSNIVMLKWMIANGYEDERTLGRRIKAMEAWLANPQLLAPDADAEYAAIIDIDLADVHEPIVACPNDPDDVKTLSEVAGAKIDEVFIGSCMTNIGHFRAASKLLEGKRDIPVKLWVAPPTKMDATQLTEEGHYGVFGTAGARTEMPGCSLCMGNQAQVREGATVMSTSTRNFPNRLGKNTNVYLGSAELAAICSKLGRIPTKDEYMADMGVITKNGDQIYQYLNFDKIADYKDVADVIEV; encoded by the coding sequence ATGCTGGATAACTACCGCCAACACGTCGCCGAACGCGCAGCCCTGGGAATTCCCCCGCTGCCCCTTACGGCCAAACAAACCGCTGAACTGATCGAACTGCTGAAGAACCCGCCCGCTGGCGAGGAGCAGAATCTGGTCGAACTGCTGACCCACCGCGTGCCGGCTGGCGTGGATGACGCCGCCAAGGTCAAGGCGTCCTACCTGGCCGCTGTGGCGCTGGGCAAGGAAGCTTGTGCGCTGATCAGCCGTGCCAAGGCGACGCAACTGCTGGGCACGATGCTCGGCGGCTACAACATTGGCCCGCTGGTCGACCTGCTGGACGATGCTGAAATCGGCACGATCGCCGCCGATGCGCTGAAAAAGACCCTGTTGATGTTTGACGCCTTCCACGACGTGAAGGAAAAGGCCGACAAGGGCAACGCCAACGCCAAGTCCGTGCTGCAAAGCTGGGCCGACGCCGAATGGTTCACCAGCCGCCCGGAACTGCCGGAAAGCCTGACCATCACGGTCTTCAAGGTGCCTGGCGAAACCAACACCGACGACCTGTCGCCCGCCCCGGACGCCACGACCCGCCCCGACATCCCGATGCACGCCCTGGCGATGCTGAAGAACAAGCGCGACGGCGCTGCGTTCGAACCGGAAGAAGACGGCAAGCGCGGTCCGATCAAGTTCATCGAATCGCTGAAAGACAAGGGTCACCTGGTCGCCTACGTGGGTGACGTGGTCGGCACGGGTTCGTCGCGCAAGTCGGCAACCAACTCGGTGCTGTGGTTCACGGGCGAAGACATCCCCTTCGTGCCGAACAAGCGCTTTGGCGGCGTGTGCCTGGGCAACAAGATTGCCCCGATCTTCTACAACACGATGGAAGACGCTGGCGCCCTGCCGATCGAACTCGACGTTTCCCAAATGGAAATGGGCGACGTGGTTGAACTGCGTCCGTACGATGGCAAAGCCCTCAAGAACGGCGAAGTCATCGCCGAATTTGAAGTGAAGTCCGACGTGCTGTTCGACGAAGTGCGCGCCGGCGGCCGCATTCCGCTGATCATCGGCCGCGGCCTGACGGCCAAGGCGCGTGAAGCCCTGGGCCTGCCCGCATCCACGCTGTTCCGTCTGCCGAAGGACCCGGTTGATTCGGGCAAGGGTTTCACCCTGGCCCAGAAGATGGTCGGCCGCGCATGTGGCCTGCCGGAAGGCAAGGGCGTGCGCCCGGGCACCTACTGCGAACCGAAGATGACCTCGGTCGGCAGCCAGGACACCACCGGCCCCATGACCCGCGACGAATTGAAGGACCTGGCTTGCCTGGGCTTCTCGGCCGATCTGGTGATGCAGTCGTTCTGCCACACTGCCGCCTACCCGAAGCCCGTGGACGTCAAGACGCACCACACGCTGCCGGAATTCATCAGCACCCGTGGCGGCGTGTCGCTGCGTCCGGGTGACGGTGTGATCCACTCGTGGCTGAACCGCATGCTGTTGCCCGACACCGTCGGCACCGGCGGCGATTCGCACACCCGTTTCCCCATCGGCATCTCGTTCCCGGCCGGTTCGGGCCTGGTCGCCTTTGCCGCCGCCACGGGTGTGATGCCCCTGGACATGCCGGAATCGGTGCTGGTCCGCTTCAAGGGCAAGCTGCAACCTGGCGTGACGCTGCGCGATCTGGTCAACGCCATCCCGCTGTACGCCATCAAGCAAGGCATGCTGACGGTTGCCAAGCAAGGCAAGCAGAACATCTTCTCGGGCCGCATCCTGGAAATCGAAGGCTTGCCGGACCTGAAGGTCGAACAGGCTTTCGAACTGTCGGACGCGTCCGCTGAACGTTCGGCCGCCGGCTGCTCGGTGCACCTGAACAAAGAACCGATCATCGAATACATCAACAGCAACATCGTGATGTTGAAGTGGATGATCGCCAACGGCTACGAAGACGAGCGCACCCTGGGCCGCCGCATCAAGGCCATGGAAGCCTGGCTGGCCAATCCCCAGCTGCTGGCCCCGGATGCCGACGCCGAATACGCCGCCATCATTGACATCGACCTGGCCGACGTGCATGAGCCCATCGTGGCCTGCCCGAACGACCCGGACGACGTCAAGACGTTGTCGGAAGTTGCTGGCGCCAAGATCGACGAAGTGTTCATCGGCAGCTGCATGACCAACATCGGCCACTTCCGCGCAGCGTCCAAGCTGTTGGAAGGCAAGCGCGACATCCCGGTCAAGCTGTGGGTTGCCCCGCCGACCAAGATGGACGCTACGCAACTGACCGAAGAAGGCCACTACGGCGTATTCGGCACTGCCGGCGCCCGTACGGAAATGCCGGGCTGCTCGCTGTGCATGGGTAACCAGGCACAAGTGCGCGAAGGCGCAACCGTCATGTCGACCAGCACCCGTAACTTCCCCAACCGTTTGGGCAAGAACACGAACGTGTACCTGGGTTCGGCTGAACTGGCCGCCATCTGCTCGAAGCTGGGCCGTATTCCGACCAAGGACGAGTACATGGCCGATATGGGCGTCATTACCAAGAACGGCGACCAGATCTATCAATACCTGAACTTCGACAAGATCGCGGACTACAAGGACGTGGCGGACGTGATCGAGGTCTGA
- a CDS encoding FxLYD domain-containing protein, whose amino-acid sequence MKADRPGSKPLAWPAKAALVLVILAAAGFAAAKYTGLLSALNLSTSPDLPARAADAQPSAAAQAQAPKDPAQASRIIRVNPAETRVIDNVRLSTAELLDPAFALFDPKNLKLSAPRRLLDEIERPVLYAELVNNSDSYVALSPRAEISVFDGSRKLNLRQNWSLPTHLYPGERVPVALTGGDFDRFTEVKTDWLPAKRAALPGPRPKLAVTVENTEAAIGTGTLNFTYRYRYKYVTVHGRVRNDDKAEVGEVRVWVSLYDAQDKLSGASFQELRLPKLQPGESAPFELNVKQYGGNFAKVGVVYDAKPL is encoded by the coding sequence GTGAAAGCTGATCGTCCTGGCTCCAAACCGCTGGCCTGGCCCGCCAAAGCCGCCCTTGTGCTGGTAATACTGGCGGCTGCGGGTTTTGCCGCCGCCAAATACACAGGGCTGCTGTCCGCCCTTAATCTCAGCACCTCGCCCGACCTGCCGGCGCGGGCGGCGGACGCCCAGCCGTCAGCCGCCGCCCAGGCGCAGGCCCCAAAAGATCCCGCCCAGGCCAGCCGCATCATCCGCGTCAACCCGGCCGAGACCCGGGTCATTGACAATGTGCGCCTGTCCACTGCGGAGCTACTTGATCCGGCTTTTGCCCTGTTTGACCCCAAGAACCTCAAGTTATCCGCCCCGCGCCGGTTGCTCGACGAAATCGAGCGCCCGGTCTTGTATGCCGAGCTGGTCAATAACAGTGATAGCTATGTCGCGTTGTCGCCTAGGGCCGAGATCTCCGTGTTCGACGGGTCGCGCAAGCTGAATCTGCGTCAGAACTGGAGCTTGCCCACCCATCTGTACCCCGGGGAGCGGGTGCCCGTGGCCCTGACGGGTGGTGACTTTGACCGCTTTACCGAGGTCAAAACGGATTGGCTGCCCGCCAAGCGGGCCGCCCTTCCCGGCCCCCGGCCCAAACTGGCCGTGACGGTGGAAAACACCGAGGCCGCAATCGGCACCGGCACCCTGAATTTCACGTATCGCTACCGTTACAAGTACGTCACCGTGCATGGCCGAGTGCGTAACGACGATAAGGCGGAGGTGGGCGAGGTTCGCGTGTGGGTCAGCCTGTATGACGCGCAGGACAAATTGTCCGGCGCCAGCTTCCAAGAACTCAGGCTGCCCAAGCTCCAACCCGGTGAAAGCGCGCCATTCGAGCTCAACGTCAAACAATATGGCGGAAATTTCGCCAAAGTGGGCGTGGTGTACGACGCCAAACCGCTGTAG
- a CDS encoding sulfite exporter TauE/SafE family protein gives MSITQHLLFLACVALATYAQTMTGFAFGLVLLGLSGVFQLASVAEVANVVSVLSLVNAAVTLARAKPQVNWTLMRPAMIASLAGVGVGVAALTWISGSMTVLLQLLLGITILACAVLLVARAKPLERLSSRVSFVIFGSVSGVLGGLFSSAGPPMVYHLYRQPLPLASIRNSLLVLFSLNAVVRLTLVTGQGAFMATSFWLSAQALPVVIGVTWAARRYSSADSMKTVKRMVFVLLLAAGLGLIVPAARILAAG, from the coding sequence ATGAGTATTACTCAACACTTGCTATTTCTGGCCTGCGTGGCGCTTGCCACCTATGCCCAAACCATGACGGGTTTTGCATTCGGTCTGGTGTTGCTGGGCCTGTCCGGGGTATTCCAGCTGGCTTCCGTTGCCGAAGTGGCCAATGTGGTCAGCGTGTTGTCGCTGGTGAATGCCGCCGTCACGCTGGCGCGCGCCAAGCCTCAAGTGAACTGGACGCTGATGCGGCCTGCCATGATTGCCAGCCTGGCGGGAGTGGGAGTAGGCGTTGCCGCCCTGACGTGGATCAGCGGGTCCATGACGGTGTTATTGCAATTGCTGTTGGGTATCACGATTCTGGCCTGCGCCGTGCTACTGGTGGCGCGCGCGAAGCCGTTGGAGCGCCTGTCTTCCCGCGTGTCATTTGTCATTTTCGGCAGCGTGTCGGGCGTGCTGGGCGGGTTGTTTTCCAGTGCGGGACCGCCCATGGTGTACCACCTGTATCGGCAGCCTTTGCCGCTGGCGTCGATCCGTAATAGCCTGCTTGTGCTGTTTTCGCTGAACGCCGTGGTGCGCCTGACGTTGGTCACGGGCCAGGGCGCGTTCATGGCCACGTCGTTCTGGTTGAGCGCGCAGGCGCTGCCGGTTGTGATCGGCGTGACCTGGGCGGCGCGCCGCTACAGCTCGGCTGACTCGATGAAGACCGTCAAGCGCATGGTGTTTGTGCTGCTGCTGGCGGCCGGCCTGGGCCTGATCGTGCCAGCTGCGCGGATACTGGCGGCGGGTTAG
- a CDS encoding FxLYD domain-containing protein, whose protein sequence is MTPKQTTINTVTLTCSTCGSAQFTKLATNEYRCNHCQAMTLVEDDVAQRLEKILRGMQQPASTVPVKPTVITAIVVGVVAAAVISLTAIFNSGSSSPPRRLTPVEPPIDASLVKLTDIREIQTRSRKQLIMMVRNETGRKIDAPRITATFYQDDLTLGSSYDSPSVRSLQPGEYAPVRINVTDKAYTRYTLQVATPSAARGKNNDVAASKVQLVKNDGSYRLIGLVKNQGAATANSTQISVMLYGEDGALIGTGNGYASAGALAPGALTSFDVSCEMLNESRVASYDYMVQSES, encoded by the coding sequence ATGACTCCCAAACAGACCACGATCAACACGGTGACGCTGACCTGCTCAACATGCGGCAGCGCTCAATTCACCAAATTGGCCACCAACGAATACCGGTGCAATCACTGCCAGGCCATGACGCTGGTGGAAGACGACGTTGCCCAGCGCCTGGAAAAAATCCTGCGCGGCATGCAGCAGCCGGCCAGCACGGTGCCGGTGAAACCTACGGTCATCACGGCGATTGTCGTCGGCGTGGTGGCGGCTGCCGTGATCTCGCTGACGGCCATTTTCAATTCAGGCAGTTCGTCCCCGCCCCGGCGTCTCACACCCGTTGAGCCGCCGATTGACGCGTCACTTGTGAAATTGACGGATATCCGCGAAATACAAACGCGCAGCCGCAAGCAGCTGATCATGATGGTGCGCAACGAAACCGGCAGGAAGATCGACGCGCCCCGAATCACGGCGACCTTCTATCAGGACGACCTGACTCTGGGATCGTCATATGACTCGCCCTCGGTCCGGTCGCTGCAACCCGGCGAGTACGCGCCGGTGCGGATCAACGTCACCGACAAGGCCTACACCCGCTACACGCTGCAAGTCGCCACGCCGTCCGCCGCCCGCGGCAAAAATAACGATGTGGCAGCCAGCAAGGTCCAACTGGTCAAAAACGATGGGTCTTACCGCCTGATCGGACTGGTAAAGAACCAGGGCGCGGCTACGGCCAACAGCACCCAGATCAGCGTCATGTTGTATGGCGAGGACGGCGCCCTGATTGGCACGGGCAATGGGTATGCCTCTGCCGGCGCGCTGGCGCCCGGCGCGCTGACCTCCTTTGATGTGAGCTGCGAGATGCTGAACGAGAGCCGCGTCGCCTCCTACGATTACATGGTGCAAAGTGAAAGCTGA
- a CDS encoding crotonase/enoyl-CoA hydratase family protein — MTELVHYEQSADGVVTLTLDDPKTRNALTGSLMVDQLLAAFTRIERDSGVRVLIITAAGKVFSSGGNINDMQRQIGPEVGSAALRQEYRHGIQRLPLALHALEVPTIAAVNGPAIGAGCDLACMCDVRIAAEGATFAESFVKLGLVPGDGGAWFLPRLIGMARAAEMSFTGDAIDAGTALDWGLVSRVVPVAELLPAAHALASRMAANSPDAVRLTKRLLRESQHARLDVLLELSAAYQALAHKTQAHAEAVDNFVSRQAARKSGS; from the coding sequence ATGACGGAGCTGGTGCATTACGAGCAAAGTGCGGACGGGGTAGTCACGCTGACATTGGATGACCCCAAGACACGCAATGCGCTGACGGGCAGTCTGATGGTGGATCAGTTGCTGGCCGCGTTCACCCGCATCGAACGGGACTCCGGCGTGCGTGTGCTGATCATCACAGCCGCGGGCAAGGTGTTTTCGTCGGGCGGCAATATCAACGATATGCAGCGCCAGATCGGCCCCGAGGTGGGCAGCGCGGCATTGCGGCAGGAATACCGCCATGGCATTCAGCGGCTGCCACTCGCCTTGCACGCGCTGGAGGTGCCGACCATTGCGGCGGTCAATGGCCCGGCCATTGGCGCGGGATGCGATCTGGCTTGCATGTGCGATGTGCGCATCGCGGCGGAAGGCGCGACCTTTGCTGAGAGCTTCGTCAAGCTGGGTCTCGTGCCGGGCGATGGCGGGGCCTGGTTCTTGCCGCGCTTGATTGGCATGGCGCGAGCGGCCGAGATGTCATTTACGGGCGATGCCATCGATGCGGGCACGGCGCTGGATTGGGGGCTGGTGTCGCGCGTGGTGCCCGTGGCCGAGCTGTTGCCCGCAGCGCACGCGCTGGCCAGCCGCATGGCCGCAAATTCACCGGACGCCGTCCGTCTGACCAAACGTCTTCTGCGCGAAAGCCAGCACGCCCGCCTGGATGTCTTGCTGGAATTGTCGGCGGCTTATCAGGCGCTGGCGCACAAGACGCAGGCGCACGCCGAGGCGGTTGATAACTTCGTGTCACGACAGGCTGCGCGCAAGTCCGGGAGCTAA